One window of Nitrospirota bacterium genomic DNA carries:
- the nadC gene encoding carboxylating nicotinate-nucleotide diphosphorylase, protein MNIPSGVMSFIQQSLEEDIGSGDITTSLLVSETHNSTSLIIAKEDFVVAGLPFVKEVFNILDSTVSFNVLVEDGSMAKKGSIIVEINGKTRTLLQAERTALNLLQRLSGIATMTRKFVTKVKGLKVEILDTRKTMPCMRYMEKYAVRMGGGKNHRFGLYDGILIKDNHIEAVDGIKNALARVKQSRFLSRIEVEAENLKEFKDALGAGADIIMLDNMSIKDIKEAVRLAKGKAILEVSGNVTLENVREIAETGVDLISVGAITHSAPSVDISMKIMGRREEDIAMS, encoded by the coding sequence ATGAACATACCGTCAGGAGTCATGAGCTTCATCCAGCAGAGCCTTGAAGAGGACATAGGCTCAGGTGATATAACAACGAGCCTCCTTGTGTCTGAAACACATAACTCCACCTCGCTAATCATAGCAAAAGAGGATTTCGTCGTCGCAGGACTTCCATTTGTAAAAGAGGTCTTTAATATCCTCGATAGCACGGTTAGCTTCAATGTGCTTGTCGAGGACGGCTCGATGGCTAAAAAAGGCTCGATTATAGTAGAAATCAATGGAAAGACCAGAACGCTTCTTCAGGCAGAAAGAACAGCCCTTAACCTCCTACAACGGCTCTCTGGGATTGCAACCATGACCCGAAAATTCGTGACAAAGGTCAAGGGGCTTAAGGTAGAAATCCTCGATACCCGAAAGACAATGCCCTGTATGAGATATATGGAGAAGTATGCCGTAAGAATGGGTGGAGGCAAAAACCACAGGTTTGGCCTTTATGACGGAATCCTGATAAAAGACAATCATATCGAGGCAGTAGACGGCATTAAAAATGCATTAGCCCGTGTAAAGCAAAGCAGGTTTCTTTCGAGGATAGAGGTCGAGGCCGAAAACCTCAAGGAGTTCAAAGATGCCCTCGGTGCAGGTGCAGACATCATAATGCTCGACAATATGTCCATAAAGGACATAAAAGAGGCTGTTAGACTTGCAAAGGGAAAGGCAATACTTGAGGTCTCTGGCAATGTAACACTTGAAAATGTAAGGGAGATTGCAGAGACAGGTGTTGACCTCATATCAGTTGGAGCTATAACACACTCAGCACCTTCGGTTGATATAAGCATGAAAATCATGGGTAGAAGAGAGGAAGATATTGCTATGAGCTGA